From a region of the Anaeromyxobacter sp. genome:
- a CDS encoding NAD-dependent epimerase/dehydratase family protein — translation MDAGRPTVVIAGATGFVGRHLGRSLRDRAHVVGLTRVLPGPGSDWVDEWRTCDLLGLANTERALEGAEVAYYLVHSMMPSARLTQGDFWNLDLIVADNFARAARRAGVQRIVYLGGIVPGREVLSHHLSSRFEVEQALRGYGVPVTTLRAGLVIGAEGSSFLSMVRVLERLPVIFCPPWADTLSHPVALADAIALLAYCLGDRRTIGETFDIGGPEVMSYRTMMGEIAAALGLRRPAVPLPISHPGVLQRLVSLVSGAPRELIEPLVESLRYPIVARERTLNAMADLPGTPFPEAVRQAVAELRRAPQGVPRLPIAYQRSRTVAGGSTVRSVQRLPLPAGRTAEWVAREYLAWLPRSLAALVQVEVRDDRIFTISLRLLPGRPLLVLERVDDKSWPDRWLFSITGGLLAARGHRQRLEFREVLGRRHVLVALHDFRPRLPWFLYLLTQARLHLWVMRSFARHLARQPGQSG, via the coding sequence GTGGACGCAGGGAGACCCACCGTCGTCATCGCCGGCGCCACCGGCTTCGTGGGCCGCCACCTGGGGCGCAGCCTGCGCGACCGGGCCCACGTCGTCGGCCTCACCCGGGTGCTGCCCGGCCCGGGCAGCGACTGGGTGGACGAGTGGCGCACCTGCGACCTGCTGGGCCTGGCCAACACCGAGCGGGCGCTGGAGGGGGCCGAGGTCGCCTACTACCTGGTCCACTCGATGATGCCGTCGGCGCGGCTCACCCAGGGCGACTTCTGGAACCTCGACCTGATCGTCGCCGACAACTTCGCCCGCGCCGCCCGGCGGGCCGGGGTGCAGCGGATCGTCTACCTGGGCGGCATCGTCCCGGGCCGCGAGGTGCTCTCCCACCACCTCTCCAGCCGCTTCGAGGTGGAGCAGGCGCTGCGGGGCTACGGGGTGCCGGTGACCACGCTGCGGGCCGGGCTGGTGATCGGCGCCGAGGGGTCCTCCTTCCTCTCCATGGTCCGGGTGCTGGAGCGGCTGCCGGTGATCTTCTGCCCGCCCTGGGCCGACACCCTGAGCCACCCGGTGGCGCTCGCCGACGCCATCGCGCTGCTGGCCTACTGCCTGGGCGACCGGCGGACCATCGGCGAGACCTTCGACATCGGCGGCCCCGAGGTGATGTCCTACCGGACCATGATGGGCGAGATCGCGGCGGCCCTGGGGCTGCGGCGCCCCGCGGTCCCGCTGCCCATCTCCCACCCCGGCGTGCTGCAGCGCCTGGTCTCGCTGGTCAGCGGCGCGCCGCGGGAGCTCATCGAGCCGCTGGTGGAGAGCCTGCGCTACCCCATCGTGGCGCGGGAGCGGACCTTGAACGCCATGGCCGACCTGCCCGGCACGCCCTTCCCCGAGGCGGTGCGCCAGGCCGTCGCCGAGCTGCGCCGCGCCCCCCAGGGCGTGCCGCGGCTGCCCATCGCCTACCAGCGCTCGCGCACCGTCGCGGGGGGATCCACGGTGCGCTCGGTGCAGCGCCTGCCCCTGCCGGCCGGCCGGACCGCCGAGTGGGTGGCCCGCGAGTACCTCGCCTGGCTGCCGCGCTCGCTGGCGGCCCTGGTGCAGGTGGAGGTGCGGGACGACCGGATCTTCACCATCTCGCTGCGCCTGCTGCCCGGCCGGCCGCTGCTGGTGCTGGAGCGGGTCGACGACAAGAGCTGGCCCGACCGCTGGCTCTTCTCCATCACCGGGGGCCTGCTGGCCGCCCGCGGTCACCGCCAGCGCCTGGAGTTCCGGGAGGTGCTGGGGCGGCGCCACGTCCTGGTGGCCCTGCACGACTTCAGGCCCCGCCTGCCGTGGTTCCTCTACCTGCTCACCCAGGCCCGGCTGCACCTGTGGGTGATGCGCTCCTTCGCCCGCCACCTGGCGCGGCAGCCTGGCCAGTCCGGCTGA
- a CDS encoding OmpA family protein → MVHAPRGLLLAAVLLLAAPARAGDPDAEGCKDLPLFSRFPGYSIVNCEALDFGSGTFRDGAGREVTVEGKVGTVTYIRGEGTRQPSRVQLHRNHEAALRKLGPVTSFADQDGGLFLMLRRDGKELWAKVDAYVPDRYSVTVLEKEAMAQDVTASAEALAAGLEATGHVAVHGIYFDTGLAVVKPASDAAIAEIARLLKATPALKLHVVGHTDSVGAFEPNLRLSQARGEAVAQVLTARHGIAAGRLRGAGVGPLAPVASNAAEAGRAQNRRVELVEQ, encoded by the coding sequence ATGGTGCACGCGCCTCGCGGTCTGCTGCTGGCTGCCGTCCTGCTCCTCGCCGCACCCGCCCGCGCCGGTGATCCCGACGCCGAGGGCTGCAAGGACCTGCCCCTGTTCAGCCGCTTCCCCGGCTATTCGATCGTGAACTGCGAGGCGCTCGACTTCGGGTCGGGGACCTTCCGCGACGGCGCCGGGCGGGAGGTGACGGTGGAGGGGAAGGTGGGCACCGTCACCTACATCCGGGGCGAGGGGACCCGGCAGCCCAGCCGCGTGCAGCTCCACCGCAACCACGAGGCCGCGCTGCGGAAGCTCGGGCCGGTGACCAGCTTCGCCGACCAAGACGGCGGGCTCTTCCTCATGCTCCGGAGGGACGGCAAGGAGCTCTGGGCCAAGGTCGACGCCTACGTCCCCGACCGGTACAGCGTCACGGTGCTGGAGAAGGAGGCCATGGCGCAGGACGTCACGGCCAGCGCCGAGGCGCTGGCGGCCGGGCTCGAGGCCACCGGGCACGTCGCCGTCCACGGCATCTACTTCGACACCGGGCTGGCGGTGGTGAAGCCCGCCTCCGACGCCGCCATCGCCGAGATCGCCAGGCTCCTCAAGGCCACCCCGGCCCTCAAGCTCCACGTGGTGGGCCACACCGACTCGGTCGGCGCCTTCGAGCCCAACCTGCGGCTCTCGCAGGCCCGGGGCGAGGCGGTGGCGCAGGTGCTCACGGCCAGGCACGGCATCGCGGCCGGGCGGCTCCGCGGGGCCGGCGTGGGGCCGCTGGCGCCGGTGGCGTCCAACGCCGCCGAGGCCGGGCGCGCCCAGAACCGGCGGGTCGAGCTCGTCGAGCAGTAG
- a CDS encoding aspartate ammonia-lyase — MATRKTRRTRGEQDTMGEVRVPLDALWGAQTARAVENFPISGLTAHPAFVTATVRIKLAAARTNARLGLLPPRKARAIERAAREVLSGRWPGQFVVDVYQAGAGTSHHMNVNEVLANRACELLGGRRGDRALVDPNDDVNLGQSTNDVVPTAIRLAALELAPAVIEALSGLAATFERKARAWDGVVKAGRTHLMDATPIRLGQEVSGWAATLRSSAGRVRDALPELSLVGLGGTAVGTGLNAHPRYQALVVAELSRLTGVPLAPAPSLTAAMQSLAPFVALSGALRGAAVELLRIGGDVRLLGSGPATGLGELRLPPVQPGSSIMPGKVNPSMAEMLAMVCYQVIGLDAAIAAAAAGGQLELNVMMPLVAFDLCHALQITAAAVRAFDRRCARGLTADAARARHYAERTVSLATALAPRLGYARAAAIVKASVASGRSIADLAVELGGLTPSQARRLLDPARLTRPGRG; from the coding sequence ATGGCCACCAGGAAGACCAGGCGGACCCGCGGCGAGCAGGACACCATGGGCGAGGTGCGCGTGCCGCTCGACGCGCTGTGGGGCGCCCAGACCGCCCGGGCGGTGGAGAACTTCCCCATCTCCGGCCTGACGGCCCACCCGGCCTTCGTGACCGCCACGGTCCGCATCAAGCTGGCCGCCGCCCGCACCAACGCCCGCCTCGGGCTCCTGCCGCCGAGGAAGGCCCGGGCCATCGAGCGGGCGGCCCGCGAGGTGCTGTCCGGCCGCTGGCCCGGCCAGTTCGTGGTGGACGTCTACCAGGCCGGCGCCGGCACCTCGCACCACATGAACGTCAACGAGGTGCTGGCCAACCGGGCCTGCGAGCTCCTGGGCGGGCGCCGCGGCGACCGGGCGCTGGTCGATCCCAACGACGACGTCAACCTGGGCCAGTCCACCAACGACGTGGTGCCCACCGCCATCCGGCTGGCGGCGCTGGAGCTGGCGCCGGCCGTCATCGAGGCGCTGTCGGGCCTGGCCGCCACCTTCGAGCGGAAGGCGCGCGCCTGGGACGGGGTGGTCAAGGCCGGGCGGACCCACCTGATGGACGCCACGCCCATCCGGCTGGGGCAGGAGGTCTCGGGCTGGGCCGCCACCCTGCGCTCCTCGGCCGGCCGGGTGCGCGACGCCCTGCCGGAGCTCTCGCTGGTGGGGCTGGGCGGCACCGCCGTGGGCACCGGACTGAACGCCCACCCGCGCTACCAGGCGCTGGTGGTGGCCGAGCTGTCGCGCCTCACCGGCGTGCCGCTGGCCCCGGCGCCCAGCCTCACCGCGGCCATGCAGTCGCTGGCCCCGTTCGTGGCGCTCTCCGGCGCCCTGCGCGGCGCGGCGGTGGAGCTGCTGCGCATCGGCGGCGACGTGCGGCTGCTGGGCAGCGGCCCGGCCACCGGCCTGGGCGAGCTGCGGCTGCCGCCGGTGCAGCCCGGCTCCTCCATCATGCCCGGCAAGGTGAACCCCTCCATGGCCGAGATGCTGGCCATGGTCTGCTACCAGGTCATCGGGCTGGACGCCGCCATCGCCGCGGCCGCCGCCGGCGGGCAGCTCGAGCTGAACGTGATGATGCCGCTGGTGGCCTTCGACCTGTGCCACGCCCTGCAGATCACCGCCGCGGCGGTGCGGGCCTTCGACCGGCGCTGCGCCCGCGGGCTGACCGCCGACGCGGCGCGGGCCCGCCACTACGCCGAGCGCACCGTCAGCCTGGCCACCGCGCTGGCGCCGCGCCTCGGCTACGCCCGCGCCGCCGCCATCGTCAAGGCCTCGGTGGCCAGCGGCCGGTCCATCGCGGACCTGGCGGTGGAGCTGGGGGGGCTGACCCCGTCGCAGGCGCGCCGGCTGCTGGACCCGGCGCGCCTGACCCGGCCCGGACGCGGGTGA
- a CDS encoding ferritin, which yields MTSDTTHDPADQASGPTRELHRAILSLREELEAIDSYQQRADVSDDPQLKAVYLHNRAEEIEHASMLVEWLRRHDAQFDRMLRTYLFTEAPITSVEKAAAGAAPPPVKR from the coding sequence ATGACGAGCGACACCACCCACGATCCGGCGGACCAGGCGTCGGGCCCCACGCGGGAGCTGCACCGCGCCATCCTCAGCCTGCGCGAGGAGCTGGAGGCCATCGACTCGTACCAGCAGCGGGCCGACGTCAGCGACGATCCCCAGCTGAAGGCCGTGTACCTGCACAACCGCGCCGAGGAGATCGAGCACGCCAGCATGCTGGTGGAGTGGCTCCGCCGACACGACGCGCAGTTCGACCGGATGCTGCGGACCTACCTGTTCACCGAGGCGCCCATCACCTCGGTCGAGAAGGCCGCCGCGGGCGCCGCGCCACCGCCGGTGAAGCGGTAG
- a CDS encoding general secretion pathway protein GspE: MTQRLGELLVEDGVCTADLVREALQNQAIFGGRLGTNLLELGLVTEDVLAFTLGRQSGAAALYGDLPPEPRALRLLDRRVADRWDVVPFLLADRRLAVLARDPRDLRMLDEVAFATGKDVHAFVVPEARLWRILSRAYGVDREHRGLDMGRRAALPPPEPPAPPTPDLMDEAGFEDLYGQIGLAATPPPGALRAVQLAPGPPPDPAVAYAPPTGAPPVPVGPLLAQLEVPPLTLDVLDELSRATAHRPPAALPTTTPVPGAPPADPAAASSPLAFEEAVRFLEGGADRQTIARTVLRYARTRFERVLLLAVHGGEARGWAGLGGDLTPELVHRLRMPVDLPGVVATVVATRAPYVGPLHKTWANVRLLKGLGGGVPQSALLVPVLALGRVVNVLYADAGRGRPVEASDLGELVILAARITRSYHALAGRALGGRPV, encoded by the coding sequence ATGACGCAGCGCCTCGGGGAGCTCCTGGTCGAAGACGGGGTCTGCACCGCCGACCTGGTGCGGGAGGCCCTGCAGAACCAGGCCATCTTCGGTGGGCGGCTCGGCACCAACCTGCTCGAGCTGGGGCTGGTCACCGAGGACGTGCTGGCCTTCACCCTGGGGCGCCAGAGCGGGGCGGCGGCGCTCTACGGGGACCTGCCCCCCGAGCCCCGGGCGCTCAGGCTCCTGGATCGCCGCGTGGCGGACCGCTGGGACGTGGTGCCGTTCCTGCTGGCCGACCGGCGGCTGGCGGTGCTGGCCCGCGACCCGCGCGACCTGCGCATGCTCGACGAGGTGGCCTTCGCCACCGGCAAGGACGTGCACGCCTTCGTGGTGCCGGAGGCCCGGCTGTGGCGCATCCTGAGCCGCGCCTACGGCGTCGACCGGGAGCACCGCGGCCTGGACATGGGGCGCCGCGCCGCCCTCCCGCCCCCGGAGCCTCCGGCCCCGCCCACCCCGGACCTGATGGACGAGGCCGGGTTCGAGGACCTGTACGGCCAGATCGGCCTGGCCGCCACCCCGCCGCCCGGCGCCCTGCGTGCCGTCCAGCTGGCCCCCGGGCCGCCCCCCGATCCGGCGGTGGCCTACGCCCCCCCGACCGGCGCGCCCCCGGTGCCGGTGGGGCCGCTCCTGGCCCAGCTCGAGGTGCCGCCGCTCACCCTCGACGTGCTCGACGAGCTGAGCCGCGCCACCGCCCACCGCCCGCCGGCGGCGCTCCCCACCACCACGCCCGTGCCGGGCGCCCCGCCGGCCGACCCCGCCGCCGCGTCCTCACCGCTCGCCTTCGAGGAGGCGGTGCGCTTCCTGGAGGGGGGGGCGGACCGGCAGACCATCGCCCGCACCGTGCTGCGCTACGCCCGCACCCGCTTCGAGCGGGTCCTGCTGCTGGCGGTGCACGGCGGCGAGGCCCGCGGCTGGGCCGGCCTGGGCGGCGACCTGACGCCCGAGCTGGTGCACCGGCTGCGGATGCCGGTGGACCTGCCGGGGGTGGTGGCCACGGTGGTGGCCACCCGCGCCCCCTACGTCGGGCCGCTCCACAAGACCTGGGCCAACGTGCGGCTGCTCAAGGGGCTGGGCGGCGGCGTGCCGCAGAGCGCCCTGCTGGTGCCGGTGCTGGCGCTGGGGCGGGTGGTCAACGTGCTGTACGCCGACGCCGGCCGGGGCCGCCCGGTGGAGGCCTCCGACCTGGGCGAGCTGGTGATCCTGGCCGCCCGCATCACCCGGAGCTACCACGCCCTGGCCGGTCGGGCGCTGGGCGGCCGGCCGGTGTAG
- a CDS encoding DUF3494 domain-containing protein — translation MTTSRHGRAAAPQHQPVGSASHAAPRASGVARRLGHLAVACLAAVALAACGGASGQGGAAPRQEATALPALGSVQAFAVLAGQTVTNTGPSTVAGDLGVSPGTSVTGFPPGLVSDGVIHATDAVALQAQADLVVSYDDLAGRACDFDSTGVDLAGRTLTAGVTCFSSSALLSGDLVLDAQGLPDAVFIFQVGSSLTTASNASVRVVNGGQDCNVFWQVGSSATLGTGTTFVGSILALTSIDLATGASLAGRALARNGAVTLDSNRIAPGSCGGCAGTTCGVACVDTATDAANCGACGNACAAGAACTAGVCSTPVPPVCRDLGPAAPFDVFTLGNFTTNGGFVEGALAAGDDFWATNFSVGQGLGPSSVALVVGGDLRYTNGAVNGDLIVGQTICWICDVVVAGTVSSGRPIDFRAAATPLRDLSADLAALPATGTATLQGTTLLLSGTGPVLNVFSVPLELLAGVRELVLQVPAGSGVLVNVVGGGNAQLHDVIWTSNGLPAGRTLFNFDQAGGVEIQGSTIEASILAPNAIVWFSSSGAIIGQVVGWNFTGTAQVGSAPFTACIETP, via the coding sequence ATGACCACCTCCCGCCACGGGCGAGCCGCCGCACCTCAGCACCAGCCAGTCGGGAGCGCGAGCCACGCCGCTCCCAGGGCGTCGGGCGTCGCCCGGCGCCTCGGCCACCTGGCGGTGGCCTGCCTGGCCGCCGTCGCCCTGGCGGCCTGCGGCGGGGCCTCGGGCCAGGGCGGTGCCGCGCCGCGGCAGGAGGCGACCGCCCTGCCGGCGCTCGGGTCGGTGCAGGCCTTCGCGGTGCTGGCCGGACAGACCGTGACCAACACCGGACCGAGCACCGTGGCCGGCGACCTCGGCGTCTCCCCGGGGACCTCGGTCACCGGCTTCCCGCCTGGCCTGGTCAGCGATGGGGTGATCCACGCCACCGACGCGGTGGCGCTCCAGGCGCAAGCCGATCTCGTGGTGAGCTATGACGACCTGGCGGGCCGGGCCTGCGACTTCGACTCCACCGGGGTGGACCTGGCGGGCCGGACGCTGACGGCGGGCGTCACCTGCTTCTCCTCGTCGGCCCTGCTGTCGGGGGACCTGGTGCTCGATGCCCAGGGCCTCCCGGACGCCGTCTTCATCTTCCAGGTCGGGAGCAGCCTCACCACCGCCTCGAACGCCTCGGTCCGGGTGGTCAACGGAGGCCAAGACTGCAACGTGTTCTGGCAGGTCGGCAGCTCGGCCACCCTCGGCACCGGGACCACCTTCGTCGGCAGCATCCTGGCCCTGACCAGCATCGACCTGGCCACCGGCGCCAGCCTGGCCGGCCGGGCCCTGGCGCGCAACGGCGCGGTGACGCTCGACTCGAACCGGATCGCGCCGGGCAGCTGCGGCGGCTGCGCGGGCACGACCTGCGGCGTGGCCTGCGTGGACACCGCCACCGACGCCGCCAACTGCGGGGCCTGCGGCAACGCCTGCGCCGCGGGCGCGGCCTGCACCGCGGGCGTCTGCTCGACGCCGGTGCCCCCGGTGTGCCGCGACCTGGGCCCGGCTGCTCCCTTCGACGTCTTCACGCTGGGGAACTTCACCACCAACGGCGGCTTCGTCGAGGGCGCCCTCGCCGCCGGCGACGACTTCTGGGCGACCAACTTCTCGGTCGGCCAGGGCCTTGGCCCCAGCTCGGTGGCGCTGGTGGTGGGCGGTGACCTGCGCTACACGAACGGCGCCGTCAACGGCGACCTGATCGTCGGCCAGACGATCTGCTGGATCTGCGACGTGGTGGTGGCGGGCACCGTGTCGTCCGGGCGGCCGATCGACTTCCGAGCCGCCGCCACCCCCCTGCGGGACCTCTCGGCGGACCTGGCCGCCCTCCCTGCCACCGGAACCGCCACGCTGCAGGGCACCACCCTGCTGCTCTCGGGCACCGGGCCCGTGCTGAACGTCTTCTCGGTGCCCCTCGAGCTGCTGGCGGGGGTCCGCGAGCTCGTGCTCCAGGTGCCCGCCGGCTCGGGCGTCCTCGTCAACGTGGTCGGCGGGGGCAACGCGCAGCTGCACGACGTCATCTGGACCTCGAACGGGCTCCCGGCCGGCCGCACCCTGTTCAACTTCGACCAGGCGGGTGGCGTGGAGATCCAGGGCTCCACCATCGAGGCGTCGATCCTGGCGCCGAACGCGATCGTGTGGTTCAGCAGCTCCGGCGCCATCATCGGGCAGGTCGTCGGCTGGAACTTCACCGGCACGGCCCAGGTGGGCTCGGCGCCGTTCACGGCCTGCATCGAGACCCCGTGA
- a CDS encoding sensor histidine kinase yields MGESSAVRGPSTWFLPAERAAPALLARQIAHATSNPVVDAMLRSWGGAVAVLNEQRQLVALNATYLEVVGAADPAAVLGLRPGEAIGCTHAAAHPGGCGTARACATCGAAVAIVSSVARERPEERDCVLTVARDGAPLALDLRVRAAPLTLDGLTFTLVTITDVTAERRRAALERAFFHDLANLVAGLAGAADALDDPDPAAAAAVSDDVRALTARLSREVQVQRALASARPGALHLAVERLALGPALAQLRSLFQHHPSAAGKRLAVAAPSDLPALDTDGDLLQRVLTNMLVNAFEATPPGGEVRLSVAEEDGRVAFRAWNQGAIPPSVTPRIFQRYFTTKVGVGRGQGTFVMKFFGETALGGRLGFTSSAAAGTTFELTLPRSIGVPALATSQGGPMA; encoded by the coding sequence ATGGGGGAGTCGAGCGCGGTGCGGGGCCCGTCCACCTGGTTCCTGCCGGCGGAGCGCGCCGCGCCGGCCCTGCTGGCCCGCCAGATCGCCCACGCCACCTCGAACCCGGTGGTCGACGCCATGCTGCGCAGCTGGGGCGGCGCAGTGGCGGTGCTCAACGAGCAGCGCCAGCTGGTGGCCCTGAACGCCACCTACCTGGAGGTGGTGGGGGCGGCCGACCCGGCCGCGGTGCTGGGGCTCCGCCCGGGCGAGGCCATCGGCTGCACCCACGCAGCGGCCCACCCGGGTGGGTGCGGCACGGCCCGAGCCTGCGCCACCTGCGGCGCGGCGGTGGCCATCGTCTCCTCGGTGGCCCGCGAGCGGCCCGAGGAGCGCGACTGCGTCCTCACCGTCGCCCGCGACGGCGCCCCGCTGGCGCTCGACCTGCGGGTGCGCGCCGCGCCGCTCACCCTGGACGGCCTGACCTTCACCCTGGTGACCATCACCGACGTCACCGCCGAGCGCCGCCGCGCCGCGCTGGAGCGCGCCTTCTTCCACGACCTGGCCAACCTGGTGGCCGGGCTGGCCGGCGCGGCCGACGCGCTCGACGACCCCGATCCGGCGGCGGCCGCGGCGGTGTCGGACGACGTGCGCGCCCTGACGGCGCGGCTGTCGCGCGAGGTGCAGGTGCAGCGGGCCCTGGCCTCGGCCCGTCCGGGCGCGCTGCACCTCGCGGTGGAGCGGCTGGCGCTGGGGCCGGCGCTGGCGCAGCTGCGCAGCCTCTTCCAGCACCACCCGTCGGCGGCCGGCAAGCGGCTGGCCGTGGCGGCGCCCTCCGACTTGCCGGCGCTGGACACCGACGGCGACCTGCTGCAGCGGGTGCTGACCAACATGCTGGTGAACGCCTTCGAGGCCACCCCGCCGGGCGGCGAGGTGCGGCTCTCGGTGGCCGAGGAGGACGGGCGGGTGGCCTTCCGCGCCTGGAACCAGGGGGCCATCCCGCCCTCGGTGACCCCGCGCATCTTCCAGCGCTACTTCACCACCAAGGTGGGCGTGGGGCGCGGCCAGGGCACCTTCGTGATGAAGTTCTTCGGCGAGACCGCCCTGGGCGGCCGGCTGGGCTTCACCAGCTCCGCCGCGGCCGGCACCACCTTCGAGCTCACCCTGCCCCGCTCCATCGGCGTGCCCGCCCTGGCGACGAGCCAGGGCGGGCCGATGGCCTGA
- a CDS encoding IPT/TIG domain-containing protein yields MTNVLRWSAAALLLAGPVAGLAAPSIRAVDPRAAGLAVASDGVDYLVVGSPCAVAGSGLCATRVGGGGAVLEPAGFAIAGATVEGAAVAFDGASYLVVWTGPGGVEFARVSPGGVVLDAPAVPLWPSGNTPSVASNGSGSQVVWEVFREPRWQEYPGRWADITGVYQAQVSPDGVVQGSQLVSWAFADEHHAPQYFFPLVASDGVGYQVAMQSLGYGICDLTGVARRVAYDLCLSPIADLASDGAGYFMVWDNFDFGDHETAGVLGASLGSPGVLSVINATARVVQKPALAYDGQGYLAVWQEGALFATRLLADGSVVDAEGMLLSSAGPFTDVHVASNGTTSLVTWVGGAALFTPAQPRRLRLRPDWSPLGGGSRARLTGQGLEAGATVMVGGVPAPDATLLGPGVMTFTTPAHAAGVVEVVVTNPDGRSGRLAAALTYAGAPYLATVVPPRGAAAGHTRVTLVGSGFEPGMRVRFGHRPARAVVVVDEGHATCTTPPGEGTVPVTVIGAAGQSSTLEGAYLYERRCPGRHGHGRGD; encoded by the coding sequence ATGACGAACGTCCTTCGGTGGTCTGCCGCCGCGCTGCTGCTGGCCGGTCCCGTGGCCGGGCTGGCCGCTCCGTCCATCCGAGCGGTCGACCCGCGCGCCGCTGGCCTGGCGGTGGCGTCGGACGGGGTCGACTACCTGGTGGTGGGCTCGCCCTGTGCCGTCGCGGGCTCCGGGCTCTGCGCCACCCGGGTCGGCGGCGGCGGCGCGGTCCTCGAGCCGGCCGGCTTCGCCATCGCGGGCGCCACGGTCGAGGGGGCCGCGGTGGCCTTCGACGGCGCCAGCTACCTCGTGGTCTGGACCGGCCCGGGCGGCGTCGAATTCGCCAGGGTCTCGCCGGGCGGGGTGGTGCTCGATGCCCCGGCCGTGCCGCTCTGGCCGTCCGGCAACACGCCCTCCGTCGCGTCGAACGGGAGCGGGTCCCAGGTCGTGTGGGAGGTCTTCCGGGAGCCGCGCTGGCAGGAGTACCCGGGCCGGTGGGCCGACATCACCGGCGTGTACCAGGCCCAGGTGAGCCCGGACGGCGTCGTCCAGGGCTCGCAGCTGGTGAGCTGGGCCTTCGCCGACGAGCACCACGCCCCGCAGTACTTCTTCCCCCTGGTGGCCTCCGACGGCGTCGGGTACCAGGTGGCCATGCAGTCCCTGGGTTACGGGATCTGCGACCTCACCGGCGTCGCTCGCCGCGTCGCCTACGACCTCTGCCTGTCCCCCATCGCCGACCTGGCCTCGGACGGCGCGGGCTACTTCATGGTGTGGGACAACTTCGACTTCGGCGACCACGAGACGGCCGGCGTCCTGGGCGCCAGCCTGGGCTCCCCGGGGGTCCTCAGCGTCATCAACGCCACGGCCCGCGTGGTGCAGAAGCCGGCGCTGGCCTACGACGGCCAGGGCTACCTGGCCGTCTGGCAGGAGGGCGCGCTCTTCGCCACCCGGCTGCTCGCGGATGGCTCGGTCGTCGACGCCGAGGGCATGTTGCTCTCCTCGGCGGGCCCCTTCACCGACGTCCACGTGGCGTCCAACGGGACCACCTCGCTGGTGACCTGGGTGGGCGGCGCCGCGCTGTTCACGCCGGCGCAGCCGCGGCGCCTCCGCCTGAGGCCGGACTGGAGCCCGCTCGGCGGCGGCAGCCGGGCGCGCCTCACCGGCCAGGGCCTGGAGGCCGGGGCCACGGTGATGGTGGGCGGCGTCCCGGCGCCGGACGCGACGCTGCTGGGGCCCGGGGTCATGACCTTCACGACCCCGGCGCATGCGGCCGGCGTGGTGGAGGTGGTGGTCACCAACCCCGACGGCCGGTCGGGTCGCCTGGCCGCCGCCCTCACCTACGCCGGCGCGCCGTACCTGGCCACGGTCGTCCCACCCAGGGGCGCCGCGGCCGGCCACACCCGCGTCACCCTGGTCGGTTCGGGCTTCGAGCCCGGGATGAGGGTCCGGTTCGGCCACCGTCCGGCCAGGGCGGTGGTGGTCGTCGACGAGGGCCACGCGACCTGCACCACGCCGCCCGGCGAGGGGACGGTCCCGGTCACCGTCATCGGGGCGGCCGGCCAGTCGAGCACCCTCGAGGGCGCGTACCTCTACGAGCGCCGCTGCCCTGGTCGGCACGGCCACGGGCGGGGGGACTGA